A region of Lycium barbarum isolate Lr01 chromosome 1, ASM1917538v2, whole genome shotgun sequence DNA encodes the following proteins:
- the LOC132644696 gene encoding protein PARTING DANCERS isoform X2, which yields MAQKLEDEGLYVSQLTAHIITKKAVMSRGFRDSTPLSNTSTLSASCSNGVCMMSSTWRDEQHPSFLNFISCFLNENSFRLNIVPIAPDFIFNCGGLSIAFMFVTNWDGIDITSIFRKVQKLKEQFANFYVVITLPTKEQNDSFIYSYIKYGMQLGRPTFVPVRDLEMGFEKIVKIAHARGACKRQDALAKIKAEEKSVQAMEIYLQVVTSIPGVDSHDANVLNQTIGSIEAIARSSKEYILETTDLSPTTAETITRFFRDPKFYLAPKMS from the exons ATGGCCCAAAAACTGGAGGACGAAGGACTATATGTAAGCCAGCTCACTGCTCATATTATCACAAAAAAAGCAGTGATGAGTCGAGGATTCAGAGATTCCACGCCATTATCAAATACTTCAACCTTATCTGCTTCAT GTAGCAATGGAGTTTGTATGATGAGTAGCACATGGAGGGATGAACAACACCCTTCCTTTCTCAATTTCATCTCTTGCTTTCTCAACGAAAATTCTTTCCGTTTAAATATTGTGCCAATTGCACCG GATTTTATCTTTAACTGTGGTGGTTTGTCGATTGCTTTCATGTTTGTGACCAATTGGGATGGCATCgacatcacatctatctttagaAA AGTTCAGAAATTGAAGGAGCAGTTTGCGAACTTCTATGTTGTTATCACCCTCCCTACAAAGGAACAGAATGATTCTTTCATATACTCCTATATCAA GTACGGAATGCAGCTTGGAAGGCCAACGTTTGTTCCTGTGCGAGACTTAGAGATGGGCTTTGAAAAGATTGTGAAGATAGCACATGCTCGTGGGG CATGTAAACGCCAGGATGCATTGGCAAAAATAAAAGCTGAG GAAAAATCAGTACAGGCAATGGAGATTTACCTACAAGTGGTTACATCAATCCCTGGGGTTGACAGCCACGATGCAAATGTG CTTAATCAAACTATTGGTTCAATTGAAGCAATAGCTAGGTCATCAAAGGAATACATTCTGGAAACTACTGACCTTTCACCCACCACAGCTGAGACAATCACAAGGTTTTTCAGAGATCCAAAGTTTTATCTTGCTCCCAAAATGAGCTGA
- the LOC132644688 gene encoding bifunctional aspartokinase/homoserine dehydrogenase 1, chloroplastic-like produces MAFSSSFSPCYSCKLSSNLLSPENYLKPKGKKTATFNTTHPFSLLQCSPFLNSKWERGELLKFGISAAVTSEEYLLDGAVENTQLPSGDSWSVHKFGGTCVGNSERIRKVADVIIQDQSEGKLVVVSAMSKVTDMMYDLIDKAQSRDESYLTALDAILEKHKLTAIDLLDGDELASFLSRIQHDINNLKAMLRAIYIAGHATESFTDFVAGHGELWSAQLLASVVRMGGVDCKWMDTREVLVVNPTSSNQVDPDYLMSGERLEKWYSKNPSMTVIATGFIASTPQDIPTTLKRDGSDFSAAIMGALFKARQVTIWTDVDGVYSADPRKVSEAVILKTLSYQEAWEMSYFGANVLHPRTIVPVMQYDIPIVIKNIFNLAAPGTRICRSTDNEDEDGERSVFPVKGFATIDKLALVNVEGTGMAGVPGTASDIFGAVKNVGANVIMISQASSEHSVCFAVPEKEVKAVADALESRFGQALSSGRLSQISVVPGCSILAAVGQRMAITPGVSATFFSALAKANINIRAIAQGCSEYNVTVVVKQEDCVRALRAVHSRFYLSRTTISVGIIGPGLIGGTLLDQLKDQSAVLKEKFNIDLRVMGIIGINSMLLSSSGIDLSKWKEVLSQNGEMADLKKFVQHVSENNIIPNSVIVDCTADSHIASHYYDWLQRGIHVVTPNKKANSGPLDQYLKVRALQRQSYTHYFYEATVGAGLPIISTLRGLLETGDKILRIEGIFSGTLSYIFNNFTGTKAFSQVVKEAKAAGYTEPDPRDDLSGTDVARKVIILARESGLDLELSNIPVQSLVPEPLRATASAEDFLLHLPKFDQELSKQREEAEDEGAVLRYVGVVDVVNGKGAVELRRYNKEHPFAQLSGSDNIIAFTTERYCKQPLIVRGPGAGAEVTAGGIFSDILRLASYLGAPS; encoded by the exons ATGGCGTTTTCATCTTCCTTTTCACCATGTTATTCATGTAAACTCTCCTCAAATCTGTTGTCACCAGAGAATTATTTGAAGCCCAAAGGGAAGAAAACTGCTACATTTAACACTACACATCCATTTTCACTTCTGCAATGCTCTCCTTTTCTCAA ttcaaaatgggaaaGAGGGGAGTTGTTAAAGTTCGGGATAAGTGCAGCTGTTACAAGTGAAG AGTACTTATTGGATGGAGCTGTGGAAAATACTCAGCTTCCTAGTGGTGACAGCTGGTCTGTTCATAAATTTGGTGGCACTTGTGTGGGAAACTCTGAAAGAATTCGCAAAGTTGCTGATGTAATAATTCAGGATCAATCAGAAGGAAAATTGGTGGTTGTGTCTGCAATGTCGAAAGTCACAGATATGATGTATGATCTGATTGACAAGGCCCAGTCACGAGATGAATCGTACCTAACTGCATTGGATGCTATTCTAGAAAAACACAAATTAACTGCTATTGATCTACTTGATGGTGATGAGCTTGCTAGTTTCTTATCTCGTATTCAACATGACATCAACAACCTAAAAGCCATGCTCCGTGCAATATACATTG CTGGTCATGCAACAGAATCTTTCACCGATTTTGTTGCTGGGCATGGGGAGTTATGGTCTGCTCAGTTGCTGGCATCTGTTGTCAGAATG GGTGGTGTAGATTGTAAATGGATGGACACAAGAGAGGTGCTTGTTGTGAACCCAACGAGCTCTAATCAAGTTGATCCAGATTACCTAATGTCAGGGGAAAGACTTGAGAAATGGTACTCTAAGAATCCATCCATGACTGTCATTGCAACTGGTTTTATAGCTAGCACTCCCCAAGATATTCCTACCACTTTGAAAAGAGATGGAAGTGATTTCTCTGCAGCTATCATGGGGGCACTGTTTAAAGCACGTCAAGTCACGATATGGACTGATGTTGATGGCGTCTATAGTGCTGATCCAAGAAAAG TAAGTGAGGCAGTAATACTGAAGACACTATCTTATCAAGAGGCGTGGGAAATG TCATATTTTGGTGCCAATGTCTTACATCCACGGACAATTGTTCCAGTTATGCAATATGACATTCCGATCGTTATTAAAAATATCTTTAACCTTGCTGCACCTGGAACAAGGATCTGTCGATCCACTGACAATGAAGATGAAGATGGAGAAAGATCAGTATTCCCTGTCAAAGGATTTGCCACGATTGACAAACTAGCTTTAGTGAATGTTGAGGG AACCGGAATGGCTGGTGTTCCTGGTACAGCTAGTGACATTTTTGGTGCAGTAAAAAATGTTGGTGCTAATGTAATCATGATATCGCAG GCTAGTAGCGAGCATTCAGTCTGCTTTGCTGTGCCCGAAAAAGAAGTGAAAGCTGTTGCTGATGCTTTGGAGTCTAGGTTTGGTCAGGCTCTGAGTTCCGGGCGCCTTTCTCAG ATTTCAGTAGTTCCAGGCTGTAGTATTTTGGCTGCTGTTGGTCAGAGAATGGCAATCACTCCTGGAGTTAGTGCTACATTTTTCAGTGCACTCGCTAAG GCAAATATCAATATCCGTGCTATAGCTCAAGGTTGTTCAGAGTACAATGTTACAGTAGTTGTTAAGCAAGAAGACTGTGTGAGGGCTTTACGTGCTGTGCACTCAAGATTCTATTTGTCAAGAACTACAATTTCTGTGGGAATTATTGGACCTGGGTTGATAGGGGGTACATTGCTTGACCAGCTCAAGGATCAG TCAGCTGTCTTAAAGGAAAAATTCAACATTGACTTGCGCGTGATGGGTATAATTGGAATAAACTCAATGTTATTAAGCAGCTC GGGTATTGATTTGTCGAAGTGGAAAGAGGTACTAAGTCAAAATGGAGAAATGGCTGACTTGAAAAAGTTTGTTCAGCATGTGAGCGAAAATAATATCATCCCGAACAGCGTTATAGTGGATTGCACTGCAGACTCTCATATCGCAAGCCATTACTATGACTGGTTGCAGAGAGGAATCCATGTGGTCACCCCAAATAAAAAGGCTAATTCAGGACCACTTGACCAG TACTTGAAGGTGAGAGCTCTACAGCGACAATCGTATACGCATTACTTCTATGAAGCTACTGTTGGAGCTGGACTACCAATCATTAGCACCTTACGTGGTCTTCTTGAAACTGGGGACAAGATTTTGCGGATTGAGGGTATTTTTAG TGGAACTCTGAGTTACATATTCAATAACTTTACGGGGACAAAAGCATTTAGCCAAGTAGTGAAGGAGGCGAAAGCTGCTGGTTATACTGAACCAGATCCAAGGGATGATTTATCTGGAACAGATGTTGCCAGAAAG GTGATAATTCTTGCTAGAGAAAGTGGATTGGACCTAGAGCTGTCAAATATCCCTGTTCAGAGCCTTGTGCCAGAACCATTAAGG GCTACTGCATCTGCCGAGGACTTTTTGCTGCACCTGCCAAAGTTTGATCAAGAGTTGTCTAAACAGAGGGAGGAGGCTGAAGATGAGGGGGCA GTCTTGAGGTATGTTGGAGTAGTGGATGTTGTCAACGGAAAAGGCGCGGTTGAATTGCGGAGATACAACAAGGAACATCCATTCGCTCAACTCTCTGGGTCGGACAACATAATTGCATTCACTACTGAAAGATATTGTAAGCAACCTCTGATAGTTCGTGGTCCGGGAGCTGGGGCTGAAGTGACAGCAGGCGGAATATTCAGTGATATACTGCGACTTGCCTCATATCTTGGTGCTCCGTCATAA
- the LOC132644679 gene encoding uncharacterized protein LOC132644679 → MPTIDLSRTLPCVTLFSPLQQGPKFQFSLSNSHVNSFLYSFKPKRFHFLKPCSSLKETKKQKTLLKTPNKSPQSFRRLLNFNPKNNDDESEKDSGLGDGDTAIKGTILAALLIVGVLGGFGTVGYIYKDQINAFLNHFSGFIEGYGPAGYAFFVAVYAGLEILAIPAIPLTMSAGLLFGSVTGTIIVSISGTVAASVAFLIARYFARERILKLVEGNKKFLAIDKAIGENGFKVVTLLRLSPLLPFSLGNYLYGLTSVEFVPYVLGSWLGMLPGTWAYVSAGAFGRAIIQEESQIGLGGGNQELLTVGVGLLFTALAAAYVTRLAKDAVKDIE, encoded by the exons ATGCCTACCATTGATTTGAGCAGAACACTTCCATGTGTCACCCTTTTTTCTCCTCTTCAACAAGGACCCAAGTTTCAATTTTCCCTTTCAAATTCACATGTTAATTCATTTTTGTATAGTTTTAAACCCAAACGTTTTCATTTCTTGAAACCATGTTCTTCCTTAAAGGAAACCAAGAAACAAAAGACCCTTTTAAAGACACCAAATAAATCTCCTCAGAGCTTTAGGAGGTTGCTTAACTTTAACCCCaaaaataatgatgatgagagtgaGAAAGATAGTGGATTAGGAGATGGTGATACTGCTATTAAAGGTACCATTTTGGCTGCTCTTTTGATTGTTGGTGTGCTTGGTGGATTTGGAACTGTTGGTTACATATATAAGGACCAGATTAATGCTTTCTTGAACCACTTTTCTGGTTTTATTGAAG GTTATGGGCCAGCTGGATATGCTTTTTTTGTTGCAGTTTATGCTGGACTAGAA ATCCTTGCAATACCTGCCATTCCATTGACCATGTCAGCTGGTCTTCTATTTGGCTCTGTCACTGGGACCATCATCGTCTCCATTAGTGGAACG GTGGCGGCAAGTGTTGCGTTCTTGATTGCCAGATATTTTGCCCGTGAACGTATTCTTAAGCTGGTTGAAGGGAACAAGAAATTTCTTGCAATAGACAAAGCAATTGGAGAAAATGGTTTCAAAGTTGTTACTCTTCTCCGTTTGAGCCCTTTACTTCCGTTTTCTCTTGGGAATTATCTATACGGACTTACTTCAGTCGAGTTTGTGCCATATGTTCTAGGAAG TTGGCTAGGAATGCTTCCTGGAACATGGGCTTACGTGAGTGCTGGTGCATTTGGCCGTGCAATTATT CAagaagaatctcaaattggtctAGGAGGAGGAAACCAAGAGCTATTGACCGTTGGAGTAGGTTTATTGTTTACAGCACTCGCTGCAGCTTATGTTACACGGCTAGCCAAG GATGCTGTAAAGGATATTGAGTAG
- the LOC132644696 gene encoding protein PARTING DANCERS isoform X1, translating into MAQKLEDEGLYVSQLTAHIITKKAVMSRGFRDSTPLSNTSTLSASCSNGVCMMSSTWRDEQHPSFLNFISCFLNENSFRLNIVPIAPDFIFNCGGLSIAFMFVTNWDGIDITSIFRKVQKLKEQFANFYVVITLPTKEQNDSFIYSYIKYGMQLGRPTFVPVRDLEMGFEKIVKIAHARGACKRQDALAKIKAEKEKSVQAMEIYLQVVTSIPGVDSHDANVLNQTIGSIEAIARSSKEYILETTDLSPTTAETITRFFRDPKFYLAPKMS; encoded by the exons ATGGCCCAAAAACTGGAGGACGAAGGACTATATGTAAGCCAGCTCACTGCTCATATTATCACAAAAAAAGCAGTGATGAGTCGAGGATTCAGAGATTCCACGCCATTATCAAATACTTCAACCTTATCTGCTTCAT GTAGCAATGGAGTTTGTATGATGAGTAGCACATGGAGGGATGAACAACACCCTTCCTTTCTCAATTTCATCTCTTGCTTTCTCAACGAAAATTCTTTCCGTTTAAATATTGTGCCAATTGCACCG GATTTTATCTTTAACTGTGGTGGTTTGTCGATTGCTTTCATGTTTGTGACCAATTGGGATGGCATCgacatcacatctatctttagaAA AGTTCAGAAATTGAAGGAGCAGTTTGCGAACTTCTATGTTGTTATCACCCTCCCTACAAAGGAACAGAATGATTCTTTCATATACTCCTATATCAA GTACGGAATGCAGCTTGGAAGGCCAACGTTTGTTCCTGTGCGAGACTTAGAGATGGGCTTTGAAAAGATTGTGAAGATAGCACATGCTCGTGGGG CATGTAAACGCCAGGATGCATTGGCAAAAATAAAAGCTGAG AAGGAAAAATCAGTACAGGCAATGGAGATTTACCTACAAGTGGTTACATCAATCCCTGGGGTTGACAGCCACGATGCAAATGTG CTTAATCAAACTATTGGTTCAATTGAAGCAATAGCTAGGTCATCAAAGGAATACATTCTGGAAACTACTGACCTTTCACCCACCACAGCTGAGACAATCACAAGGTTTTTCAGAGATCCAAAGTTTTATCTTGCTCCCAAAATGAGCTGA